From one Ignavibacteria bacterium genomic stretch:
- a CDS encoding glycosyltransferase: MASHVDVVLVALANIRQDARTLNLARALRDRGYTVAVIAAGDLNGEEITMFTWADPGTSAFGRWRSLNAFVRTIPVTARLVLGMDLFALQAAWGLARRSRAPLWYDMREFYFSLGPLRGRGLKQKLIARHERWLLRHVQTVMVSGYLDASIVQERFRLRYRPPVLLNTPPLRSVVSGTYLRDTFNIPESGICILYQGVVHHGRGIEPMMKAMALQENIHLCIVGSGPAISDLQACSHEHGLSHRIHWHPAVDYDELHAITCSADVGLCLVEPVSESYRYALPNKLFEYMMARVPVLATDLPALREQLRRIPAGMLVQETLTPVAILDVLNRLLVPATYSAMQEACRRVASVSYERQSADVIQQMPL; this comes from the coding sequence ATGGCATCGCACGTTGACGTTGTCCTTGTAGCCCTTGCCAACATCCGGCAGGATGCCCGAACGCTGAACCTTGCCCGTGCCCTCCGTGACCGTGGATACACGGTGGCCGTGATTGCTGCAGGTGATCTGAACGGCGAAGAGATAACCATGTTTACATGGGCAGATCCCGGGACATCGGCCTTTGGTCGGTGGCGCTCGCTGAATGCATTTGTACGCACGATACCCGTAACGGCGCGTCTGGTACTTGGCATGGACCTGTTTGCTCTTCAGGCTGCATGGGGGCTTGCACGACGGTCACGTGCTCCGCTCTGGTATGATATGCGCGAGTTTTACTTTTCGCTGGGACCCTTACGTGGACGTGGCTTAAAGCAAAAACTAATAGCACGTCACGAGCGGTGGCTGCTTAGGCACGTTCAAACCGTTATGGTCAGCGGTTACCTGGATGCCTCCATCGTTCAGGAGCGGTTCCGGCTTCGGTACCGTCCACCCGTGCTGTTAAACACTCCACCGCTTCGTTCCGTTGTTTCGGGCACCTACCTGCGGGATACATTCAACATTCCGGAAAGCGGAATCTGTATCCTCTACCAGGGGGTAGTGCACCACGGACGCGGCATCGAACCCATGATGAAGGCGATGGCCCTGCAGGAGAATATTCACCTGTGTATTGTTGGAAGCGGCCCTGCCATTTCCGATCTGCAGGCGTGTTCGCACGAGCATGGCCTTAGTCACCGCATTCACTGGCACCCTGCCGTAGATTACGATGAGCTGCATGCAATAACCTGCAGTGCCGACGTTGGCCTGTGTCTGGTTGAACCGGTGAGCGAAAGCTACCGGTATGCATTACCCAATAAACTTTTTGAATATATGATGGCCCGTGTACCGGTCTTGGCAACTGACCTGCCGGCACTTCGCGAGCAGCTCCGGCGCATTCCGGCAGGCATGCTTGTTCAGGAGACACTTACACCGGTGGCAATTCTGGACGTGTTAAACCGACTGCTTGTGCCGGCAACCTACTCAGCAATGCAGGAGGCATGCAGGCGTGTGGCGTCTGTGTCCTACGAACGTCAGTCCGCCGATGTCATTCAGCAGATGCCGCTATGA
- a CDS encoding GNAT family N-acetyltransferase, whose product MKGSITVHPYTSDLSTEWDSFVERSNNGTMFHLQRFLDYHPQGKWGFSHLMVREHDKLVAVLPGGISPSGDFWSPVGASYGGIVTMDASFERSLRIVDACLQHLAKQGIAHAYFIPPPLIYSHNYSQHTEYAHLYRKADFELHYISHAINLKHKDRFLDYFDATARKTIRKILREKKLDIRESTDYATFHRILTENKKRHNVTPTHTLADLETLHTLMPDKLRLLMVYYNETPIAGSLLFLTNRKVVLCFYNMLLYEYEHLKPIYLVMYETCRWAVENGYEWVDIGVSQDTSAKDPMTPSLGLIEFKERFDARGILRSTYHHSL is encoded by the coding sequence AACGATGTTTCACCTGCAGCGCTTTCTTGATTATCATCCGCAGGGGAAGTGGGGTTTTTCTCACCTCATGGTTCGTGAACACGACAAACTTGTTGCTGTACTTCCCGGAGGCATCAGTCCGTCAGGTGATTTCTGGAGTCCCGTGGGCGCAAGCTATGGTGGCATCGTTACCATGGACGCATCGTTCGAACGCTCGCTGCGGATTGTTGATGCATGCCTGCAACACCTGGCTAAGCAGGGAATTGCTCATGCGTACTTCATCCCTCCGCCCCTGATTTACTCACACAACTACAGTCAGCATACCGAGTATGCCCACCTGTACCGGAAAGCAGATTTTGAACTGCACTACATCTCGCATGCGATCAACCTGAAGCATAAAGACCGTTTTCTGGACTACTTTGATGCAACGGCACGGAAAACAATCAGAAAAATACTGCGCGAGAAGAAGCTGGATATCAGGGAAAGTACAGACTATGCCACCTTTCATCGAATCCTTACCGAAAACAAGAAACGTCATAACGTAACACCCACACACACCCTTGCCGATCTTGAAACACTCCACACCCTGATGCCCGATAAGCTGCGACTGCTGATGGTGTACTACAATGAAACCCCAATTGCCGGATCGTTGCTTTTTTTAACAAATCGAAAAGTTGTTCTGTGTTTTTACAACATGTTGCTGTACGAGTACGAACACCTGAAACCCATTTATCTTGTGATGTACGAAACATGCCGGTGGGCGGTTGAAAACGGATATGAGTGGGTTGACATTGGCGTCAGCCAGGACACGTCTGCCAAGGATCCGATGACGCCGTCGCTCGGTCTGATTGAGTTTAAGGAACGCTTCGACGCACGCGGAATTCTGCGCAGCACCTACCACCATTCTTTGTAA